From a region of the Clupea harengus chromosome 9, Ch_v2.0.2, whole genome shotgun sequence genome:
- the LOC122133140 gene encoding regulator of nonsense transcripts 3A-like produces the protein MKLCNLFSCCLPMPNEELEGKTLRSEVEAESTRKKMRIEKASKTLSKKKLREEAKRQKKEMADRKRKEVEETRLKNLVMAIPEVQSAEIVVKDMSLDEGKERTGERMDGGQNSDMPIHYANTANASKEDCDHNQSSLENGTPQLAGGDGRSPSHQLGDGDRVRPVSRPRLDPNKYQPRVRSNAQQSLQPGRFEALTPAERDQLEEERRKKLLGWFSRRGLTTPNAAIITN, from the exons ATGAAGCTGTGTAATCTTTTTAGCTGCTGCCTACCAATGCCCAACGAGGAGTTGGAGGGCAAGACATTGAGGTCAGAGGTGGAGGCAGAGAGTACGAGAAAAAAGATGAGGATTGAGAAAGCAAGCAAGACTCTAAGCAAGAAAAAGTTGAGGGAGGAGGCCAAGCGCCAGAAGAAGGAGATGGCcgacaggaagagaaaggaggttGAAGAAACAAGGTTGAAGAACCTTGTGATGGCCATCCCTGAGGTGCAGAGTGCCGAGATTGTGGTGAAGGATATGTCTCTGgatgaggggaaggagagaactggagagagaATGGACGGAGGTCAAAATTCTGATATGCCCATCCACTATGCTAATACGGCTAACGCTAGCAAAGAGGACTGTG ACCATAACCAGTCATCTCTTGAAAATGGGACACCTCAGCTGGCCGGGGGGGACGGGAGGAGCCCATCCCACCAGCTCGGTGATGGAGACCGAGTGAGGCCTGTGTCTCGTCCGAGACTAGACCCAAACAAATACCAGCCGCGAGTGCGCAGCAATGCCCAGCAGTCCCTGCAGCCTGGGAGATTTGAGGCTCTGaccccagcagagagagaccagctggaggaggagaggaggaagaagctgCTCGGCTGGTTTAGCCGGAGGGGCCTCACAACCCCCAATGCAGCAATAATTACtaattaa
- the smtla gene encoding somatolactin alpha: MPNEESDGKTLRSEVEAESTRKKMRIEKASKTLSKKKLRKEAKRQKKEMADRKTKEVEETRFKNLVMAIPEVQSAEIVLPNASASQLSSTVQFQFPSAPGDILPVPGPVPESTGASSVPVPELVPVPEVVPDSEMVWSQGRVCTLLLALSWGALALPLDCKDESGSLVRCTSISQEKLLDRVIQHAELIYRVSEESCSMFEDLFVPFPMRTVRSQAGSTCITKPFPIPASKSEIQQTSDKWLLHSVLVLVQSWIEPLLYLQTTLNHYDSAPDALLNKTKWVADKLLSLEQGLLVLIRKMLNEGMLMPSVYEPSLMQSDLPPAMLDSILRDYSLLTCFKKDAHKIETFLKLLKCRQSDNLSCLVY, from the exons ATGCCCAACGAGGAGTCTGATGGCAAGACATTGAGGTCAGAGGTGGAGGCAGAGAGTACGAGAAAAAAGATGAGGATTGAGAAAGCAAGCAAGACCCTAAGCAAGAAAAAGTTGAGGAAGGAGGCCAAGCGCCAGAAGAAGGAGATGGCCGACAGGAAGACAAAGGAGGTTGAAGAAACAAGGTTTAAGAACCTTGTGATGGCCATCCCTGAGGTGCAGAGTGCCGAGATTGTG CTGCCCAACGCCTCAGCCTCTCAGCTGTCCAGCACCGTGCAGTTCCAGTTTCCCAGCGCCCCAGGTGACATCTTGCCTGTCCCTGGGCCTGTTCCCGAGTCGACTGGCGCTTCGTCTGTTCCTGTCCCTGAGTTGGTTCCTGTTCCCGAGGTGGTGCCTGATTCTGAGATGGTCTGGTCCCAA GGGCGTGTGTGTACCCTGCTGCTGGCGCTGAGCTGGGGAGCTCTGGCCTTGCCTCTGGACTGTAAGGATGAGTCAGGCAGCCTTGTGCGCTGCACCTCCATCTCCCAGGAGAAGCTGCTGGACCGAGTCATCCAGCACGCCGAGCTCATCTACCGCGTGTCAGAGGAGTCCTGCTCTATGTTC GAAGACTTGTTTGTGCCCTTCCCAATGCGCACCGTCAGGAGCCAGGCAGGGAGCACATGCATCACTAAGCCGTTCCCCATCCCCGCCTCCAAGAGCGAGATCCAGCAGACATCG GACAAGTGGCTCCTTCACtctgtgctggtgctggtgcagTCCTGGATCGAACCGCTCCTCTACCTTCAGACCACCTTGAATCACTATGACAGCGCCCCGGACGCTCTGCTCAACAAGACCAAGTGGGTGGCGGACAAGCTTTTGAGCCTGGAGCAAGGGTTGCTAGTCCTTATCCGAAAG ATGCTAAACGAGGGCATGCTCATGCCCTCCGTGTACGAGCCAAGCCTGATGCAGTCGGACTTGCCGCCCGCCATGCTGGACTCCATCCTGCGGGATTACAGCCTGCTCACCTGCTTCAAGAAGGACGCGCATAAAATCGAGACCTTCCTGAAGCTCCTCAAGTGTCGCCAGAGCGATAATCTCAGCTGTTTGGTTTACTGA